A single Armatimonadota bacterium DNA region contains:
- a CDS encoding FAD:protein FMN transferase, whose amino-acid sequence MADADGRARFTFSQMHMGVAVRITLFAPDRSVAENRGRRAFARFAGLDQTMSDFIQTSELGLLVARAGEGPVSVSQDLFDVLSLAHDLALASDGAFDVTAAPATHLWRAALRTGKPPSLRKIDTANRMVGPNRMRLDARSRTVALDPGTRLDLGAIGKGYACDQALAELTRCGSRSAMVEAGGDLAVSGAPPGTGGWRVALDEEGLDVVTLAHRAVSTSGGSVQSFEHEGVTYSHVVDPRTGRALTHGRQTTAIGTSCAVTDALATLANVDPIAARLVAERYGASVIRPSRTDAPSASDRDSAQCGEDDE is encoded by the coding sequence ATGGCTGATGCGGATGGACGGGCGCGTTTCACGTTCTCGCAGATGCACATGGGGGTCGCCGTCCGTATTACCCTATTCGCTCCCGACCGTTCTGTCGCTGAAAACAGGGGCAGACGGGCCTTTGCCCGGTTCGCCGGGCTCGACCAGACGATGAGCGACTTCATTCAGACGAGCGAGCTGGGCCTCCTCGTCGCCCGGGCGGGCGAAGGGCCTGTCTCTGTGAGCCAAGACCTTTTCGACGTCTTGTCGCTCGCCCATGACCTCGCCCTCGCCAGCGACGGGGCCTTCGACGTCACTGCCGCGCCCGCGACGCACCTGTGGCGCGCCGCCCTTCGGACCGGCAAGCCGCCTTCCCTTAGAAAAATCGACACTGCCAACCGCATGGTCGGGCCAAACCGGATGCGGTTGGACGCGCGGTCCCGGACGGTCGCCCTCGACCCCGGCACCCGATTGGACCTCGGTGCCATCGGAAAGGGCTACGCGTGCGACCAGGCCCTGGCGGAACTGACAAGGTGCGGCTCGCGTTCGGCCATGGTCGAAGCGGGCGGAGACCTTGCCGTCTCCGGTGCGCCGCCCGGGACCGGGGGTTGGCGGGTCGCCCTCGACGAGGAAGGGCTGGACGTCGTGACGTTGGCCCATCGCGCGGTCTCGACCAGCGGTGGCTCGGTCCAGTCGTTCGAGCACGAAGGGGTCACCTATTCTCACGTCGTCGACCCTCGCACCGGTCGGGCCCTGACCCACGGCCGGCAAACGACGGCCATCGGGACGAGTTGCGCCGTGACCGACGCGCTTGCGACCCTTGCCAACGTCGACCCGATCGCGGCCCGCCTCGTGGCCGAGCGCTACGGGGCCTCCGTCATTCGGCCGTCACGCACGGACGCGCCGTCTGCGTCCGACCGCGACAGCGCCCAATGCGGCGAAGACGACGAGTGA